One region of Skermanella mucosa genomic DNA includes:
- a CDS encoding multidrug effflux MFS transporter: MPDTRSSAMTLLVTAITALGPLTMSMYAPSMPTIAQALDTTAGMVQVTLSIYLTGFAVGQLVYGPLSDRFGRRRVLLLGLVVFIAGSVGCGLAGDIETLIAARLVQALGAAAGPALGRAMVRDIYTREQAARVLSFIGMALAVAPAIGPVLGGYLQVWFDWHAIFAVLGAFGLTLLVVVAFRMPETNPVPDYQALRPSRMASNYADLMRHGRYVGYMAVGAVTLGGLFTFYAVAPFIFIDLIGLSPEQYGWTTSITVVGYLIGGVAANRLVGRLGIDRMIMISTALVVGGAGLMLAFSLVHIITIASVIGPMALWTMGMGIALPNSMAGAMSPFPRIAGAASALMGFMQMAVGTVGSIAVARLSDGTALAPALALLAFSLVGYGLYWRLVWCRRGSSGTRPGAAP; this comes from the coding sequence ATGCCCGATACCCGATCCTCCGCCATGACGCTGCTGGTGACCGCGATCACCGCGCTCGGCCCCCTCACCATGTCCATGTACGCGCCGTCCATGCCGACCATCGCCCAGGCGCTGGACACCACTGCGGGCATGGTCCAGGTGACCCTCAGCATCTATCTCACCGGGTTCGCGGTCGGCCAGCTCGTCTACGGCCCGCTGTCGGACCGGTTCGGCCGGCGGCGCGTGCTCCTGCTCGGGCTGGTCGTGTTCATCGCCGGGTCGGTCGGCTGCGGCCTCGCCGGCGACATCGAGACGCTGATCGCGGCCCGGCTGGTCCAGGCGCTGGGCGCCGCCGCCGGTCCCGCGCTGGGCCGCGCCATGGTCCGCGACATCTATACCCGGGAGCAGGCGGCGCGGGTGCTGTCCTTCATCGGCATGGCGCTGGCCGTGGCCCCGGCGATCGGGCCGGTGCTCGGCGGCTATCTCCAGGTCTGGTTCGACTGGCACGCGATCTTCGCCGTGCTCGGCGCCTTCGGGCTGACGCTGCTGGTCGTCGTCGCGTTCCGCATGCCGGAGACGAACCCCGTGCCGGACTATCAGGCCCTGCGCCCGTCGCGCATGGCCTCCAACTACGCCGACCTGATGCGGCACGGCCGCTATGTCGGCTACATGGCGGTGGGTGCCGTGACGCTGGGCGGGCTGTTCACCTTCTATGCTGTGGCGCCCTTCATCTTCATCGACCTGATCGGGCTGTCGCCGGAGCAGTACGGCTGGACCACCAGCATCACCGTCGTCGGTTACCTGATCGGCGGGGTCGCCGCCAACCGGCTGGTCGGGCGCCTGGGCATCGATCGCATGATCATGATCAGCACGGCGCTGGTGGTCGGCGGGGCCGGGCTGATGCTGGCTTTCAGCCTTGTCCACATCATTACCATCGCCAGCGTGATCGGCCCCATGGCGCTCTGGACCATGGGAATGGGCATCGCCTTGCCCAACTCCATGGCCGGCGCCATGAGCCCGTTCCCCCGGATCGCGGGGGCCGCGTCCGCCCTGATGGGGTTCATGCAGATGGCGGTCGGGACGGTCGGCAGCATCGCCGTCGCCCGGCTCAGCGACGGGACCGCGCTGGCCCCGGCGCTGGCACTGCTGGCGTTCTCCCTGGTCGGCTACGGGCTCTACTGGCGGCTGGTCTGGTGCCGCCGCGGTTCCTCCGGGACCCGGCCGGGAGCGGCGCCATGA